Sequence from the Zeugodacus cucurbitae isolate PBARC_wt_2022May chromosome 2, idZeuCucr1.2, whole genome shotgun sequence genome:
CACTTTTCACGCACTTtctgtgaaataaaatacaatgacaaaaacaaaaaaagaatcttTGGTCAATGCCAATgtttaaatgtttcaaaaaatgcACATATGATTTGTCGGCATTCGCTAGCGGCGTCACAATTACATACTCCCTCTCAtgcgcacatatacatataatacatacaaacatgcgtaTGTATTGGTTACTGGTAAAAGGTTCATCGAACTTAAATCGTCTCATAATCCCAATTTAACTGACTAACAATTAGCGTCTTATTGCTAACAATACTACCAATATGAATTAGTAAGCATTTAATACAATTGTACTATGTATTTTATGGTGTTGGTGATTAGGCAGTTTTAAGGctcatatttgtatatgaataACAGTAATAGTAACAGTAACCGTTTTTTTACACTTACAAATGCATCTATGTActtttgtacttgttgttgtcttggcaatgaaaaatatagcatacaatttgtatatttcttgaaatttgtagCAAGAGGGTGGTATCAATACCACAACTGAGTCGATGACACGCGCTTTAATCACCGACGAAGTGCGAACTGGTCACTCGATGGGTCCAGTTCAGCTTGGGTACGTATTGCTAAtataaaagagaagaaaaacaaaaaaaaaacaaaaacaaatgtttgtCAATGGCTTGAAATATTAGACTGTACATACATTAATACtattacttaatatttataaacaaacatacatacatacatacatgcagtggctcgatatgcaatattttatggAGAAACTTTCTGATTAAATGTGATGAGTTAACCTtatgagtaaataaaaaataaaatttaattactcatgttagattttgtttttggtttaaaaGTAAGAAAGAAGAATTTAATTGGAACTGCAATTACTAATGAAAATTATTGGGTCCaagattttaatactattttttttttttaaattgacgAGGAATTACCCGTATCGCAATAACTAGTGAAGCAAAGCTGAAAATGCCGACTACTAAGTTTAAGTTTGAAATTATTCGAGCCACtgcatataaacaatatttactaAACAACAATAGGTTAACATTAAATACTAAACTAAATGATATGGAataattaaggggttatatatgaCGTTGAGGTGCGGAAAAATGTGGAAATATTTtagccatatttttattgaatatttggcAGTACAATGTCTAATCTATAAAATCACCtcaagaacataaaaaaatattaataattgtcaAAGTCATTCAGTTTCCGCAAAACGCGATTTTTTCCAAAGAGGCTTGCCGTGACTATGATTCCAGTGCATCAGCTCAACTGAAAGTATAAAGTATAAAGGCAAACAAATTTCGTTTGTATGGGGACTTGTGGTGTCCTTGAACGattcaatgaaattaaaaaaaaaaaaaatgttactgCAAACATAAATGACAAAATTAAAATCCTATCTCTTTTCTCAAAAAGGCTACTTTTTTCATCTGTTTCAATCCCTAACATTAACATGAAAACTTAAATGAACAAATGAAATCGTTCAAGTATACGGCAAATAAATtacgaacaatttgaaaaataaattaaaatcggtTGAAAACTCCTTCGAAAATCCAAGTCGCAACGACGTTTTCGGAAAAAGATGATTTCGAGATAAACCCGTTTTGAGTTTGAAAAACGCTATAATTTCGCTTCTACTGCTTAAATCTCTATAAAAATTTGAGATAACATACTTGAAAACTTATACTTTaagataaacatatataaaaaatttcgattttttgaccGACTTCAACATATAAAACCccttaaatgaattaaaagtgCATAGTgaggaaaaatttattttagtcgCCTTTTAATGAAACTTAATCTCAAAACGAACGTTAACCAGCTTACGCTGCTTTAACCAGGCGTAAATGACTTGAACGTACTTATAggttaactaaaaaaaatagaaattttaaattttatcaattggtttttctaacctaaaatataaatttcaaacacCTCTAACTTTCGGGTCTATATGGCCCAACGTCATTATCGCCAGGTGAAGCATTGATTGCATTTGCagctttttttttctaatgctGCATTGCCGATAAAAGCGTTTGAAATAGTCAAGGCCATAATAACGCAATAAATTGTTTTGCATGATATCGATAATTGTTATGGGCAGCTTCAAGGTTTAGCTTTTCTGCAAATTAGCTTTGATCTCACTTACTGAATGCGCGATTTTTGCGCTGGATAATGTCATATAGGcgaatttttcttttagtttcttgggtatcattaaaaaatatataataatttgtaaatgctttccttttttattcaaaaacgatcttactaaattaaattattgcagaaaatagtattttctatattcaaattcgaaatttattcaATACAGCTTTATTAATCTCTTTTTAAGCAATCTGTTGAAGTcatatttaacaacaaaaactattacAACTTTAAGCTGTgttctaatttataaaaaaaaaataattaactactaaaaatgatgaggttaaatattaaatttcgaaaaatatatttttttttaaatgttattgcTTTCTTCGAAAAATAAGTGACTAATTttcctaaaaattttttttttaaataatgattttaatgCGTAAGGCGAAATTTTCTTAGAAATATCCACATCTTTCACTTCGAttaattctataaaattattaaaaactattaaaatttataatccgaTGCACACtacaaaatagaataaaaagccaaatttaaaattcatctCACTAACCATCACCTAGGCGCtactaaaaaacacaaaacaaacaaaatgaaaatcaaaatcaaaatttaacaatttccaaACAAAATGTGTAACCAGTGAATAAACTCTCTTCCATTCcatatacacttacatacaatTGCGCTTAAAATGCGTTTGCTTGTCTTGTAGTTACTTGGATAAGACCTATGAGCGTGAAGAATACCTGCCATGGTTTGTACAAacaatttgaacaaaactaAGTAAACGTTTATCAATCAGTCAATTAGTCAATTAGttgagaaaaaacaaaaacaaaaatatgttttttatcaattttatattcCAAAACTCATTGTTTGGTAGTGAAATGTAGACGCACGCTATACCCAATTCGTACAAGTTCTACTCATACTCCTTGACTTGTTcgcctaaatgtatacatacataagtacatagcaaaatatttacatacatacatattacatatatattttaatatagcaCGCAAGGATCCAACCGATATTGTCAATCGACCTAccgtttaaaattaactttggatttttttttattcacctCACCTCCTACGCATGCACAATTTCGTATTTCTTTTGTTACCAtgcatcatattttatttatattttttgtttttgtttttaaattttttttccatacatctgtatgtatgtatttccccATCGCACCACCTACTTTTGTTAATCACATGATTGTCGGTCACGTTGTTGTTTACGGAaacgagaaaaaaaattattaaataataaatgaaataaaaactcgTTTCTTCTTCGTTTCGGTTCAACCACCCAATGCTTGAGCGCGAAGCattcatactcgtatatatgtatgtcgatgACTAATGTTTTTTTGAGTTTAGTTTTTGCATTTGTAAATAAACGTCATTTCCATatgttttatcttttttatttacatttaaattcatTCACATATGTACCATATCGGCGgtttaattgaattgttgttgtttttttcggtCAATCATAAAGTTTTGTTGCTGGTGTAATACTGCGCGAGCGCTTGGCTGCCTTTGAGCGCATGCTGTGGCGCGCCTGTCGCGGCAATGTCTTTCTGCGTCAAGCCATGATTGAGTCACCGCTCGAGGACCCCTCGAATGTGAGTAaaccaaatacaacaacaacatttaacttttttactaaaaataaatttcatatttttgcaattaacACAGGGTGATCAGGTGTACAAGTCGGTGTTCATCATCTTCTTCCAAGGTGATCAGCTGAAGTCACGCGTCAAGAAGATATGCGAAGGCTTTCGCGCCACACTCTATCCATGCCCCGAGGCACCGGCCGATCGCCGTGAAATGGCCATGGGCGTGATGACACGCATTGAGGATTTGAATACGGTGCTGGGGCAAACGCAGGATCATCGTCATCGCGTGCTGGTCGCTGCCGCCAAGAATCTGAAGAATTGGTTTGTAAAAGTGCGCAAAATCAAGGCCATCTATCACACGTTGAATCTCTTCAATTTGGATGTGACACAAAAGTGTCTGATCGCCGAATGCTGGGTGCCGGTGCTGGACATCGAGACCATACAGCTGGCATTGCGTCGCGGCACGGAGCGTTCTGGCTCGTCGGTGCCACCGATTTTGAATCGCATGCAAACGTTTGAGAATCCGCCAACCTATAATCGGACCAATAAGTTTACCAAAGCTTTTCAAACGCTCATCGATGCATATGGCGTGGCTGGGTATCGTGAAATGAATCCGGCACCGTATACGATTATAACGTTCCCCTTTCTCTTCGCTGTGATGTTTGGTGATCTCGGTCATGGCACACTCATGGCACTATTCGGTTTGTGGATGATACGCAAGGAGAAGGGTTTGGCTGCGCAGAAAACtacaaatgaaatttggaatatattCTTCGGTGGTCGTTACATAATATTCCTAATGGGCGTATTCTCTATGTATACCGGCTTTATTTATAATGATATCTTCTCGAAATCATTGAATATATTCGGTTCACATTGGCATATCAACTACAATCGGACAACAGTGCAGAATAATAAACATTTGCAATTGAATCCGAGCACTGCTGACTACGAGGGTGAACCCTATCCGTTCGGTATGGATCCCATTTGGCAGGTGGCCACGGCCAATAAGATTATCTTTCAGAATTCATACAAAATGAAGATATCGATTATATTCGGTGTGATTCATATGATTTTCGGCGTGTCATTGAGTCTGCACAATCACACTTACTTCAAGAACCGCAATGCTATACTCTATGAATTCATACCACAATTGATCTTCTTGATTATGATGTTCTTCTATTTGGCTCTCTTGATGTTCATCAAATGGAATAGATATGCTGCGACTAATCTACGTAAGTAATCAGTTCAAGTTTAAAATCGAAatgctaaaatatattaatttctgcAATACCTGACAGCTCCTTATTCTGCTGGCTGTGCTCCCTCGATTTTGATTACTTTCATTGATATGGTATTGGGTAATGAACCGAAGAAACCACTTGAGGGCTGCAACCCGTATATGTATGCTGGACAATCATTCTTCCAGAATTTGTTCCGTTTCATCGCACTTTGCTGTATACCCGTCATGCTGCTCGGCAAGCCACTGAAGATCATACAACAGCGTCGACAAGCAAACGTAAGTTGAAGGCTTATCAAAGAagcaaaaattttgtatatttgtatattatttgtgTACGCAAGCGTAGCGCTCATTATCATCATTCATCGCTAGGCAGCACATCCACCGTTTTTTGTCATTCTTCCATCCTTAATAGATGCTATAATTTGTCTCAGtgaaattgcaatttaattgcGTGatgcattgcatacttttaagagcaaaataaaaattaaagcattttacgGCAGTATAAATgaagaaaacacaaaatttgtTCAAACTTTTCATAAATTCACAGTTATTAAAGCGCACTTTAAACCACATCATACTTCACTCACTCACTTCATTCGCCTTAGCTACCTATATACATTTTGATTtcactaatatttataaaataaattttaaaagtgcTGTAATGTTTTAATgtctttattattttgtacttttcctCAAATTTCGGCATTTACCACAAAATATGTACGTCTCAAAaccaaattaattacaaaaaaaaaacactcaaaaatacccaacaaattaaattacatacacAGGAGGAGGTTAGTTGTACGCGTAGCAAATATGTCTAAAActttaaaaactttcaaaatagttatatttaattgaaaatatattttattttctaacatTAAACTTTCCATTTCACTTGCCATCAGCGCCAAAATCTCACCGGCGCCACTAGCGATGCTGAAGTGGGCATGACCAATGGCACTGCTGGCGGTGTGGCCGGACACGGTGGCGGCGGCGACCCACACGAGGAGGAAGAACTTTCGGAAATCGCCATACATCAAGGTATACACACCATTGAATTCGTTTTGGGCTCCGTCTCGCATACAGCATCGTATTTGCGTTTGTGGGCATTGTCTTTGGCACACGCACGTAAGTggcacatatattttcatacaaatagacaataattatatacttcaattccaaaattttacttttttttgcagAATTGGCTGAGGTTTTATGGAATATGGTACTATCGATTGGCTTGAAGCAGGAGGGCTGGACCGGCGGTATTATGCTGACCATTGTCTTCGCCTTCTGGGCCATACTCACTGTGGGCATTTTGGTGTTGATGGAGGGTTTGTCAGCATTTTTGCATACGCTACGTCTGCACTGGTGCGTTATttgcttaattaatattaatattttttattatatttaattattataaatatctcTTTCTTTTAGGGTTGAATTCCAGAGCAAGTTTTACAAGGGTACCGGTTACGCTTTTCAACCGTTCGCTTTCGATCTGATTATCGAGAATGGTAGTGCCGCTGCAGTGGAAGGTGCTGAGTAAATCATTGTATGTCGTTGATTTGTTTGAAACATATTGAGAGTAATGACAACGACATTGGTAGCTCCGCAACACAGCACATTAACATTGAAGAatttatgcacacatacatttataataaaaaaagtaattaattgaatatgtattaagaggttattgaattgaatttaatatgtAACATTCACATAAAACTAAACTTATTGAATTTAGTggcattacatatacatatatatacacacatataatactataatcacatacatatatattacatgttTAATACAACCAAAAAGAAGGCTTCTGGTATGATTTGTAAGACGATTTGAGGAATCGTTTGGAATACTTGTTACTTGGCAAATGAGATTAACCAATATAGtactacatatgcatatatatttacatacctatACAGTTTTGTGTTtcatgtaataaattttaatgttacaTAAATAAACGCTTTTAGCATTCATAGACAAGCATAaacaatgtatgtatgcatacaaaaatatatgaatttaattatatatgtatgtacgtagttGTTATTggcaattaataataatacgcatttctatgtattttttttataataaaacatctTTATTTTCCTCAATGTAGTTTATTTATCAACTTTTTAGAAATCTACTTATTAAACTTTcctaataattaatatatgaagCATTATTTAAGCCTCAACTAGTAGCTTTCCAAATTGAGTTGTACAAACATATTATTTGTGTTATGAATCTCAGTTAATAGACACAGCTGATGGACTCAATTGATTTTACATAAAGTGTATAAATTATCAATTTGGCTATTTTAATAACTTATGCTTagctgaatatattatataacaaatacaaatataatgtaGAAAAGTTGTTGTtcggaaaataaatattaaaacaaaaaacagcccGAAAGGCGCAAGGCAAAcagaattcaaaattatatttgcaaatacTTGAGTTTTAAGGTCAGTGTGTTATGAAATTCGTCGTTTTAGCACtttggattttaatttttaagtaatttgtggattaaatttgtatttcttaATGGTTGTGCTCACAATTGCAGAGTTCGGTTGGCCGGAAGCGGAAATCAAGTTACTAATGACAATCGCTGAACTCCTCCTTTCGAACGCTTTGTTGTAACTCATTGTGAATTAATTGGCAAATGTTATCGATATAAATTTATGCTGTTCCAACCAATTGATTATGGTGTAATTCAatagctaacttcaaaaagcaAAATTCCATTAAATTTGTAGCAGATAGACAATTGAAAGTTTATAATTACACCTTTGTATcctttttttcaatacaaatcAAGTATTCTCGTTATAATTGTTCATGCTTGAAAGAAGCTTAACACTATTCATTGTGATTATATTTGGATTTCATCAATCATTTATTGTGAATGGTTTTGTTACGATGAAGCAGATGttgaaaacaaaacaaggaAAACGCGCGGAAAGTAATACAAATTGAGCATCTTCCACGAATGTTTGAGCACATTTCTCGTTGGAACAGAGAGtagaataaattatattaaactttaaacaaataagTTGTAATGCTTTGTAGCAAAATGTCATTAGATAAATCACCTTTAAGAAAAAGTACAGGAGACTGCAGCCATAATACATCGGGATCCTCATTTCGCGATTCCTGGGCAGAAGAGATGCGTGAAGAAGACAATCCTGGTGTAAggtttaaaaatacaatatttattacatattcactataaaaacaacatatttacacaaaattaGCAACACCAAACGTCCAACAACAGAAAACATGTCAACGAAGATACTACGAATTCCAAACATTCTGGATCTGCGGAACGCGAAATAGCGCTGGAATTCATTGATGGTGCAAATGAAGAAAAGTTTGAACGCCTAGTGAAGGAGGATAAAATCAAGACACCTTTCAAACGACGCTATTCA
This genomic interval carries:
- the Atp6v0a1_0 gene encoding V-type proton ATPase 116 kDa subunit a 1 isoform X4, yielding MGSLFRSEEMTLCQLFLQSEAAYACVSELGELGLVQFRDLNPDVNVFQRKFVNEVRRCDEMERKLRYLEKEIKKDGIPMLDTGESPEAPQPREMIDLEATFEKLENELREVNQNAEALKRNFLELTELKHILRKTQVFFDEMADNQNEDEQAQLLGEEAGMRASQPGQNLKLGFVAGVILRERLAAFERMLWRACRGNVFLRQAMIESPLEDPSNGDQVYKSVFIIFFQGDQLKSRVKKICEGFRATLYPCPEAPADRREMAMGVMTRIEDLNTVLGQTQDHRHRVLVAAAKNLKNWFVKVRKIKAIYHTLNLFNLDVTQKCLIAECWVPVLDIETIQLALRRGTERSGSSVPPILNRMQTFENPPTYNRTNKFTKAFQTLIDAYGVAGYREMNPAPYTIITFPFLFAVMFGDLGHGTLMALFGLWMIRKEKGLAAQKTTNEIWNIFFGGRYIIFLMGVFSMYTGFIYNDIFSKSLNIFGSHWHINYNRTTVQNNKHLQLNPSTADYEGEPYPFGMDPIWQVATANKIIFQNSYKMKISIIFGVIHMIFGVSLSLHNHTYFKNRNAILYEFIPQLIFLIMMFFYLALLMFIKWNRYAATNLPPYSAGCAPSILITFIDMVLGNEPKKPLEGCNPYMYAGQSFFQNLFRFIALCCIPVMLLGKPLKIIQQRRQANRQNLTGATSDAEVGMTNGTAGGVAGHGGGGDPHEEEELSEIAIHQGIHTIEFVLGSVSHTASYLRLWALSLAHAQLAEVLWNMVLSIGLKQEGWTGGIMLTIVFAFWAILTVGILVLMEGLSAFLHTLRLHWVEFQSKFYKGTGYAFQPFAFDLIIENGSAAAVEGAE
- the Atp6v0a1_0 gene encoding V-type proton ATPase 116 kDa subunit a 1 isoform X3, whose amino-acid sequence is MGSLFRSEEMTLCQLFLQSEAAYACVSELGELGLVQFRDLNPDVNVFQRKFVNEVRRCDEMERKLRYLEKEIKKDGIPMLDTGESPEAPQPREMIDLEATFEKLENELREVNQNAEALKRNFLELTELKHILRKTQVFFDEQEGGINTTTESMTRALITDEVRTGHSMGPVQLGFVAGVILRERLAAFERMLWRACRGNVFLRQAMIESPLEDPSNGDQVYKSVFIIFFQGDQLKSRVKKICEGFRATLYPCPEAPADRREMAMGVMTRIEDLNTVLGQTQDHRHRVLVAAAKNLKNWFVKVRKIKAIYHTLNLFNLDVTQKCLIAECWVPVLDIETIQLALRRGTERSGSSVPPILNRMQTFENPPTYNRTNKFTKAFQTLIDAYGVAGYREMNPAPYTIITFPFLFAVMFGDLGHGTLMALFGLWMIRKEKGLAAQKTTNEIWNIFFGGRYIIFLMGVFSMYTGFIYNDIFSKSLNIFGSHWHINYNRTTVQNNKHLQLNPSTADYEGEPYPFGMDPIWQVATANKIIFQNSYKMKISIIFGVIHMIFGVSLSLHNHTYFKNRNAILYEFIPQLIFLIMMFFYLALLMFIKWNRYAATNLPPYSAGCAPSILITFIDMVLGNEPKKPLEGCNPYMYAGQSFFQNLFRFIALCCIPVMLLGKPLKIIQQRRQANRQNLTGATSDAEVGMTNGTAGGVAGHGGGGDPHEEEELSEIAIHQGIHTIEFVLGSVSHTASYLRLWALSLAHAQLAEVLWNMVLSIGLKQEGWTGGIMLTIVFAFWAILTVGILVLMEGLSAFLHTLRLHWVEFQSKFYKGTGYAFQPFAFDLIIENGSAAAVEGAE
- the Atp6v0a1_0 gene encoding V-type proton ATPase 116 kDa subunit a 1 isoform X6; this encodes MTRALITDEVRTGHSMGPVQLGFVAGVILRERLAAFERMLWRACRGNVFLRQAMIESPLEDPSNGDQVYKSVFIIFFQGDQLKSRVKKICEGFRATLYPCPEAPADRREMAMGVMTRIEDLNTVLGQTQDHRHRVLVAAAKNLKNWFVKVRKIKAIYHTLNLFNLDVTQKCLIAECWVPVLDIETIQLALRRGTERSGSSVPPILNRMQTFENPPTYNRTNKFTKAFQTLIDAYGVAGYREMNPAPYTIITFPFLFAVMFGDLGHGTLMALFGLWMIRKEKGLAAQKTTNEIWNIFFGGRYIIFLMGVFSMYTGFIYNDIFSKSLNIFGSHWHINYNRTTVQNNKHLQLNPSTADYEGEPYPFGMDPIWQVATANKIIFQNSYKMKISIIFGVIHMIFGVSLSLHNHTYFKNRNAILYEFIPQLIFLIMMFFYLALLMFIKWNRYAATNLPPYSAGCAPSILITFIDMVLGNEPKKPLEGCNPYMYAGQSFFQNLFRFIALCCIPVMLLGKPLKIIQQRRQANRQNLTGATSDAEVGMTNGTAGGVAGHGGGGDPHEEEELSEIAIHQGIHTIEFVLGSVSHTASYLRLWALSLAHAQLAEVLWNMVLSIGLKQEGWTGGIMLTIVFAFWAILTVGILVLMEGLSAFLHTLRLHWVEFQSKFYKGTGYAFQPFAFDLIIENGSAAAVEGAE
- the Atp6v0a1_0 gene encoding V-type proton ATPase 116 kDa subunit a 1 isoform X1; protein product: MGSLFRSEEMTLCQLFLQSEAAYACVSELGELGLVQFRDLNPDVNVFQRKFVNEVRRCDEMERKLRYLEKEIKKDGIPMLDTGESPEAPQPREMIDLEATFEKLENELREVNQNAEALKRNFLELTELKHILRKTQVFFDETVSTVSYNTSSSTTTFKSRWRYGRRQMADNQNEDEQAQLLGEEAGMRASQPGQNLKLGFVAGVILRERLAAFERMLWRACRGNVFLRQAMIESPLEDPSNGDQVYKSVFIIFFQGDQLKSRVKKICEGFRATLYPCPEAPADRREMAMGVMTRIEDLNTVLGQTQDHRHRVLVAAAKNLKNWFVKVRKIKAIYHTLNLFNLDVTQKCLIAECWVPVLDIETIQLALRRGTERSGSSVPPILNRMQTFENPPTYNRTNKFTKAFQTLIDAYGVAGYREMNPAPYTIITFPFLFAVMFGDLGHGTLMALFGLWMIRKEKGLAAQKTTNEIWNIFFGGRYIIFLMGVFSMYTGFIYNDIFSKSLNIFGSHWHINYNRTTVQNNKHLQLNPSTADYEGEPYPFGMDPIWQVATANKIIFQNSYKMKISIIFGVIHMIFGVSLSLHNHTYFKNRNAILYEFIPQLIFLIMMFFYLALLMFIKWNRYAATNLPPYSAGCAPSILITFIDMVLGNEPKKPLEGCNPYMYAGQSFFQNLFRFIALCCIPVMLLGKPLKIIQQRRQANRQNLTGATSDAEVGMTNGTAGGVAGHGGGGDPHEEEELSEIAIHQGIHTIEFVLGSVSHTASYLRLWALSLAHAQLAEVLWNMVLSIGLKQEGWTGGIMLTIVFAFWAILTVGILVLMEGLSAFLHTLRLHWVEFQSKFYKGTGYAFQPFAFDLIIENGSAAAVEGAE
- the Atp6v0a1_0 gene encoding V-type proton ATPase 116 kDa subunit a 1 isoform X5, giving the protein MTRALITDEVRTGHSMGPVQLGYLDKTYEREEYLPCFVAGVILRERLAAFERMLWRACRGNVFLRQAMIESPLEDPSNGDQVYKSVFIIFFQGDQLKSRVKKICEGFRATLYPCPEAPADRREMAMGVMTRIEDLNTVLGQTQDHRHRVLVAAAKNLKNWFVKVRKIKAIYHTLNLFNLDVTQKCLIAECWVPVLDIETIQLALRRGTERSGSSVPPILNRMQTFENPPTYNRTNKFTKAFQTLIDAYGVAGYREMNPAPYTIITFPFLFAVMFGDLGHGTLMALFGLWMIRKEKGLAAQKTTNEIWNIFFGGRYIIFLMGVFSMYTGFIYNDIFSKSLNIFGSHWHINYNRTTVQNNKHLQLNPSTADYEGEPYPFGMDPIWQVATANKIIFQNSYKMKISIIFGVIHMIFGVSLSLHNHTYFKNRNAILYEFIPQLIFLIMMFFYLALLMFIKWNRYAATNLPPYSAGCAPSILITFIDMVLGNEPKKPLEGCNPYMYAGQSFFQNLFRFIALCCIPVMLLGKPLKIIQQRRQANRQNLTGATSDAEVGMTNGTAGGVAGHGGGGDPHEEEELSEIAIHQGIHTIEFVLGSVSHTASYLRLWALSLAHAQLAEVLWNMVLSIGLKQEGWTGGIMLTIVFAFWAILTVGILVLMEGLSAFLHTLRLHWVEFQSKFYKGTGYAFQPFAFDLIIENGSAAAVEGAE
- the Atp6v0a1_0 gene encoding V-type proton ATPase 116 kDa subunit a 1 isoform X2: MGSLFRSEEMTLCQLFLQSEAAYACVSELGELGLVQFRDLNPDVNVFQRKFVNEVRRCDEMERKLRYLEKEIKKDGIPMLDTGESPEAPQPREMIDLEATFEKLENELREVNQNAEALKRNFLELTELKHILRKTQVFFDEQEGGINTTTESMTRALITDEVRTGHSMGPVQLGYLDKTYEREEYLPCFVAGVILRERLAAFERMLWRACRGNVFLRQAMIESPLEDPSNGDQVYKSVFIIFFQGDQLKSRVKKICEGFRATLYPCPEAPADRREMAMGVMTRIEDLNTVLGQTQDHRHRVLVAAAKNLKNWFVKVRKIKAIYHTLNLFNLDVTQKCLIAECWVPVLDIETIQLALRRGTERSGSSVPPILNRMQTFENPPTYNRTNKFTKAFQTLIDAYGVAGYREMNPAPYTIITFPFLFAVMFGDLGHGTLMALFGLWMIRKEKGLAAQKTTNEIWNIFFGGRYIIFLMGVFSMYTGFIYNDIFSKSLNIFGSHWHINYNRTTVQNNKHLQLNPSTADYEGEPYPFGMDPIWQVATANKIIFQNSYKMKISIIFGVIHMIFGVSLSLHNHTYFKNRNAILYEFIPQLIFLIMMFFYLALLMFIKWNRYAATNLPPYSAGCAPSILITFIDMVLGNEPKKPLEGCNPYMYAGQSFFQNLFRFIALCCIPVMLLGKPLKIIQQRRQANRQNLTGATSDAEVGMTNGTAGGVAGHGGGGDPHEEEELSEIAIHQGIHTIEFVLGSVSHTASYLRLWALSLAHAQLAEVLWNMVLSIGLKQEGWTGGIMLTIVFAFWAILTVGILVLMEGLSAFLHTLRLHWVEFQSKFYKGTGYAFQPFAFDLIIENGSAAAVEGAE